Proteins encoded in a region of the Balaenoptera ricei isolate mBalRic1 chromosome 19, mBalRic1.hap2, whole genome shotgun sequence genome:
- the LCAT gene encoding phosphatidylcholine-sterol acyltransferase, whose amino-acid sequence MGPPGSPRQWVLLLLGLLLPPAAPFWLFNVLFPPHTTPKAELSNHTRPVILVPGCLGNQLEAKLDKPNVVNWMCYRKTDDFFTIWLDLNMFLPVGVDCWIDNTRVVYNRSSGRVSNAPGVQIRVPGFGKTYSVEYLDNSKLAGYMHTLVQNLVNNGYVRDETVRAAPYDWRLEPSQQEEYYLKLAGLVEEMHATYRRPVFLIGHSLGCLHLLYFLLRQPQAWKDRFIDGFISLGAPWGGSIKPMIILASGDNQGIPIMSSIKLKEEQRMTTASPWMFPSSQAWPEDHVFISTPTFNYTSRDLQRFFTDLHFEEGWYMWLQSRDLLAGLPAPGVEVYCLYGVGLPTPSTYIFDHGFPYTDPVGVLYEDGDDTVATRSTELCAHWQGRQQQPVHLLPLPGIQHLNMVFSNQTLEHINAILLGTYRNSTAVPPTASPRPMPPE is encoded by the exons ATGGGGCCGCCCGGCTCCCCGCGGCAGTGGGTCTTGCtgctgctggggctgctgctcccccccgccgcccccttcTGGCTCTTCAATGTGCTCTTCCCCCCGCACACCACGCCCAAGGCTGAGCTCAGTAACCACACACGGCCCGTCATCCTCG TGCCTGGCTGCCTGGGGAATCAGCTGGAAGCCAAGCTGGATAAACCAAACGTGGTGAACTGGATGTGCTACCGCAAGACAGATGACTTTTTCACCATCTGGCTGGATCTCAATATGTTCCTACCCGTTGGGGTAGACTGCTGGATCGATAACACCAG GGTTGTCTACAACCGCAGCTCTGGGCGAGTATCCAATGCTCCTGGTGTACAGATCCGTGTTCCCGGCTTTGGCAAGACCTACTCTGTTGAGTATCTGGACAACAGCAAGTTGGCAG GTTACATGCACACACTGGTTCAGAACTTGGTCAACAATGGGTATGTGCGGGATGAGACGGTGCGGGCCGCCCCCTACGACTGGCGGCTGGAGCCCA GCCAGCAGGAGGAGTACTACCTGAAGCTTGCTGGGCTAGTGGAGGAAATGCACGCTACCTACAGAAGGCCTGTCTTCCTCATTGGGCACAGCCTCGGCTGCCTGCACTTGCTCTATTTCTTACTGCGCCAGCCCCAGGCCTGGAAGGACCGCTTCATCGATGGTTTCATCTCTCTTGGGGCTCCCTGGGGTGGCTCCATCAAGCCCATGATAATCTTGGCCTCAG GTGACAACCAGGGCATCCCAATCATGTCCAGCATCAAGCTGAAAGAGGAGCAGCGCATGACAACAGCGTCCCCCTGGATGTTTCCTTCCAGCCAGGCATGGCCCGAGGACCACGTGTTCATTTCCACCCCCACCTTCAACTACACAAGCCGTGACTTGCAGCGCTTCTTTACAGACCTGCACTTTGAGGAAGGCTGGTACATGTGGTTACAGTCACGTGACCTGCTGGCAGGGCTCCCAGCACCTGGAGTAGAAGTATACTGTCTGTATGGCGTGGGCCTGCCCACACCCAGCACCTACATCTTTGACCATGGCTTCCCCTACACGGACCCTGTGGGTGTGCTCTATGAGGACGGGGATGACACCGTGGCCACGCGCAGCACCGAGCTCTGTGCCCACTGGCAGGGCCGCCAACAGCAGCCTGTGCACCTGCTGCCTCTGCCTGGGATACAGCACCTCAATATGGTCTTCAGCAACCAGACACTGGAGCATATCAATGCCATCCTGCTGGGTACCTACCGAAATAGCACCGCCGTACCCCCAACTGCCAGCCCAAGGCCCATGCCCCCTGAATAA
- the PSMB10 gene encoding proteasome subunit beta type-10 encodes MQKTALEPQKGFSFENCERNAALERSLPGLRVPHARKTGTTIAGLVFRDGVILGADTRATNDSIVAYQSCEKIHFIAPKIYCCGAGVAADAEMTTRMAASNMELHALSTGREPRVATVTRALRQTLFRYRGYVGASLIVGGVDFTGPQLYSVHPHGSYSRLPFTALGSGQDAALAVLEDRFQPNMTLEAAQELLVEAITAGILGDLGSGGSVDACVITGTSAKLLRTLSSPTEPIERSRQYRFAPGTTAVLSETVMPLTLELLEETVQAMDVE; translated from the exons ATGCAGAAGACAGCGCTAGAACCCCAAAAGGGCTTCTCCTTTGAAAACTGCGAGAG AAACGCAGCCTTGGAACGCTCCCTCCCGGGGCTCCGTGTCCCTCATGCACGCAAGACCGGAACCACCATCGCAGGCCTTGTGTTCCGA GACGGGGTCATCCTGGGCGCGGATACGCGGGCCACTAACGATTCGATCGTGGCGTACCAGAGCTGCGAAAAGATCCACTTCATCGCCCCTAAAATCTA CTGCTGTGGGGCTGGAGTAGCCGCGGACGCAGAGATGACCACGCGGATGGCGGCGTCCAACATGGAGCTACACGCGCTGTCCACAGGCCGCGAGCCCCGCGTGGCCACCGTCACCCGCGCGTTGCGCCAGACGCTCTTCCG GTACCGGGGCTACGTGGGCGCCTCGCTGATTGTGGGCGGTGTAGACTTCACCGGACCGCAGCTCTACAGCGTGCACCCCCACGGCTCCTACAGCCGTCTGCCCTTCACGGCCCTGG GCTCCGGCCAGGATGCGGCCCTGGCAGTGCTGGAGGACCGGTTCCAGCCGAACATGACG CTGGAGGCAGCACAGGAGCTGCTGGTGGAAGCCATCACTGCAGGGATCCTGGGTGACCTGGGCTCCGGGGGCAGTGTGGATGCATGTGTGATCACTGGGACCAGCGCCAAGCTGCTGCGAACACTGAGCTCTCCCACAGAACCTATAGAGAG GTCCAGACAGTACCGCTTTGCCCCTGGGACCACAGCTGTCCTGTCGGAGACAGTGATGCCACtgaccctggagctgctggaggaaACTGTGCAGGCCATGGATGTCGAGTGA